In Sesamum indicum cultivar Zhongzhi No. 13 linkage group LG1, S_indicum_v1.0, whole genome shotgun sequence, the sequence ATATGTTTAGTGTTGGAAACCAACATACTTTTAACGTCAGCCAAATCTACTATGTTCTCTGTCCAACTTCCCATCTTGAAGCCGGGAAAAGATGTAGATGCACTTTGTTCTACGTCGGACATGTGAGGTATAATGTCACCAAAGCCATCTCCTGCACGACTTCTCTTCCCAAGTAGAAGTCCAGCTCGAGCAACGTCCAATGCACCTCTTCTCGTGACAGTAAAAGCTAAcgcaaaaaatcaaatattacgGAAATCTTGCATGAAATTAGCAGTCGGCAtggaacaaataaaaatgacgacaattttctgaaatatacCACTATGAGGGACTTCTAAAAGATAATTGGCTGGAAGACCAATGCCAAAACCGAGCAAAGTAATCCCAACACTAAATCCAGCACCACAGCCGGCTCCAACATAACCGATTACCTCAGGTCCAAAGCCAGGGCCCCATCCTACGCCACAACCAATCCCTACTCCAATGCCCCAAAAGGCTCCGTATGTCGGATGAACTGGATTCCACCTCTCGTATCTCCTGAAAATACTCTTTATGATCATTACCACCTGGAttagaaagaaagaatgaagataCAGTTCATAACAATTGGCCGCAAATATACAGACTAGTGTTGTATTCAAACAATGAAGGACAAGTTTGCTGCAGGTCCGAAGACCAATATACTTCAAGAGTCAGGACAAtagtttcaatatttaataactcTAGTTCATATGATTACTGAACCATGGAAACTTTTTTCACCTCGTCATTCCCATATTGTGTGATAAAGTTTCCAGTATGCGGAAGCAATTAAGCacaacaagagaaagaaaaggaccAATGAAAGAAAGGAACTGAGGGTTCAACTTTTTGCCCTTTTAGCCAAAACTCATTGGACATAACCCAATTTGCTCACCACAGCTCTAACAATACGTTAAGAATTAAGTCTAGTCTTTGTTGGATCAAGGATTATATGGCGGCAACCACCAGTCTAAAATACGCCCACATGAAGTAATGAGTTTTTCTCCGTGAGGTCCTGTTTGTGGCAGTCAAGCTAGAGATTTAACCCACGATGTTCGGATCAACTTTTCCTGCAGACTTGAGAAGTTAAACGAATTGACAACTTATTCATCAAATATTCACTCATTGATTCTACTGAAGATTGGACACAAAATGTATTTCATCTATTACTCCTACTTACATACTTAAGTCATCCTAAAACGCAGAAAATTTCTAACTTTTAACAGTTCCATGAATAATCCATTTCCCTTCTACAAAAACGAAGAATAATCGTATACAGCACACATTACATTACTGTGGTGCTTCCATGCAGCAAACCTGCTCACTTCAGTAAAAAATAGTTGAAtacaggaaaaaaaatgccCAATACTAGATAATCAAATCCACACCAAAGCTGCATAGCAAGCTCAAATGCATGTAAATAAACAGCGCATGTAGAGATACAAATTCACATGCAACATACATACGCAATCTCACAGACATGCCGACAGCAAGCATGAAGAActaaaagaaaactaaaatcaaaatccaatCAAATTCCGACCAAAAAACACACAATCACACGCAGAACTATGTGCAAGAactagggaaaaaaaataactggAAAATCTCGCACTATTGAAATTCATTCGTGATTTCAgcatactaaatttaaaaatgaaaatcaatttcaaaACTAAACCTGGAAATCGTTTCTTGCGGTTGAACAGAGCGAGTGTAAGCTTCGAGTTTTCAAGTGCCACCTCAAAATTTGAAACGGATAACTATGCGCTGTATTTATATGGACAACCTCCGGGTTTGGGCCGGGTTAGGCCCACTTATATTCGGATCTTGAAATTGGTATACAGCCCATTTCTACGAGAAACTCGGAAGGCCCATGATTATATTTACTAGATTTCTAgccctttttttatttattttttgatagaagcagtaaaaaatatttcaataaactGAATAATACATATCAGTCCATCTATAGcaaaaaattaggaaataaattacaataaattcacataaaatgatataagtaTCTGCACGTcctatattaataaattccttaagcttaattgtattttttgatccgtaattatgataatttgaCGTTTTTATCCAATAACTTATTAGAATTTGTAACATGGTCCccgtatattttattatttcgcGAATTCTGAACAGATTTGGCCCTACTTGCCAGATTTATTCCAAAATGGCTTGAAACTAGCATGCGCACACACATAACTGtacaaaaaaatgagataaataatCTTATTAGCTGATCTTGAATTGTTTTCTTTGCATCAGAACAACATTAATCAGCCAACAAGATGTTAATTTGCCCCACCTTGAAGCAGTCACGTGAGTAGCTACCACACGCTACTTTCCAACCATCTGACAAGAAATCCGacaaacaagaaagaaattcaGTCAAATCTGTTCTGAATTCGCGAAATCAGAAAACGTACATGACCAAATTACAACTCTAACAGATTTGCAGGGctaaaaatacaatcaaaCCCAAACCTTCGTGCcaataacattattatattttagttgTATAtaggaaagagaaaaataagtCAAAGCAATTCACCCCCCCCACCCACCCCATGCatatatagtttattattaGAATAGTAAGAGACGTGGAGTTTGATGAAGTACGAGTTTGTAGGATCACCACATGtcactttattatatatatatatatatatatatataaacaaatgaTATTTGTATAACAGGTGAAATTAAGAcccttaattattaatttttgtggatGGGGAAGGAAAATTATGCATCATTATCAATAGGAGAAGCATACGAGAATGGAGATCCGAGAGTTGGTCTGCTGGGACAACCTAGTGGAAAGCAGTTCGAGTACTACGTGAAGTACAATCCCCCTCCCCCAACACCATGGCCTACATCTCACACTGGATGGGGTTGGGGACATGCGCCATTTCAAGAACACCACTCCCAAGATACTCATCGCCGCCGCTCACCATCACACCCTGCAATATGATCCACCCATACAAATTTCCCACCTTTTTATGATGTAGTCCTAAAATATTacgtaattacaaatattttttcgttttgtttggaaaattataaatatgtatgtagCTCATAGACGTTGAGGttgaaattacaattatttatttacttttcttgAGAGATCGAAAGTACTATTTTACCTTTGctgtttttattgttttatgcTAGTCATTGTGGCATGTTATTTCTATGTGCGTATAATACGTAAGTTttcacaatttaaaatatattataaataagaaaaaaatgtataaattaatacattacataataaaaagaaagaaaataatttataaattaatgtaaattgcatggcattttttactttataaaaaattgatacgaCGGTGTCATTAACCGCCGTTTGTGAGTATGGGagggattttctttttatattagtatagatggcgtctgagaaaatatttaatatatatatatacatatatatgtgaggGTGGGTAAAGTAAATATCCGTTATTGTGcaacaaaaatttgatgaaaatttaatggaGCCTAACGGAATGACTCATTGTTAGATGGGCCGTTAAAAAGAGTgggtatatatttataatttttcaaacaacgaggatgtatttataattgtgtCAAATATCATAGGACATGATTGTGACTTAcctcatatttaattataaaaggtTTTCATATTAGATTGTaaaggaaaatatatttattttatatgtatataacaTCCGTTCTATAATAATACATTTCCATTTAAAATACCAATTATTATGTCAACAATGCCAATATTTCAATGAaggtttttttaaaaaataatatgaaatttaataattcttgttccaattttctttcaattattaatttaatttgtcaattttattCTATCCTAACGTTGTCAGCGAATTTAAACTTCATGATTTTAGGTTACTCCTTtgactaatttttaattggagTTGTGgatgatatttaaaaataattattagactttttcattaatatttaatttattattttagaatgatcagtctataatttttattataaatttgcgTCGCATTTTGTATTGGATCGCAtgtataataacaaaaaaatatggataaattatatcgacaTCTCGTTAATTAATTTACGCCTAATTATACGAATATTTCCtgtcatttgcaatattatacgtatatttTTTAGGTTTAGTTGTAATTGCAAGTACACGCTCTATTTAATGACTAGATTTTACCAAAACACCCCTTCAAAGGGTATAAGGGCATGaaatgtttgtataattaagaTTAACTTCAAGGGtatggttgtaatttacctaaaaaaaattagcttCAATTTGCAATAAACAATATGAACTGTAGAAAAATTAGCTTCGGTTAAAATATGTGGACTGCGAAATTGCAGCAAAATTTTGCAATGTTTCCAAGAGTTTTGACTGATGAAATATTTCGTgggtaattattattattatgtttattattattattattaggataaTTTACAACaactttatttggaatttgatataattatgaatactccctcgttgtttgaaaaattacaaatacctcctgatgtttaatgaaattatgtaattcttagatggaggtatgaaattgtcaactttgttCTTATTGTATTTCTAAAaccaaaattaagaatttgttagaaaaaaaaaaaggatgaagtggatggaaaaattttaaaacttataaagaaattatcacgtagttaataaaaaatatttaaaaaaatttaaaaataaatataattataattcttaatttacaaggacattttagtcagtttatcacaaaaaatagataaaaaccTAACGTATCGGGCTAATTGTTAGAGGACAGTTGAAATGAGGAGGatactgataattttttaaacaacgaggaggtattcataattatgtcaaacttcaGGGACAACCATCGTAATTTACCattgtaataaataacaaaacatAAGACAGAATAGCGACGCATTTTCTATCAGGCTATTATCCAAATTCTAAACACGGAAACTACAACTATAGATGTAAGATTATAGCGTACGATGAAATTTGTACAACCTGTCCTCGCAACAACCTACGGCGAGTAGGCGACTTTTGTTGGAAACAACCCTCGGGTAGTTTCGCTCCCGCCACAAATGATAGACGAATGATGGCAGAACAACTCTATTTGCAGCATTTATGAGATGCTGAAAATTTTTACTGGTCCGAAGAAAAATAGGGGTGGTATAGAAATGGTCAAATGTATACTATTTTGTGTCGATTATTTTGAACGTGTTTATCAATACTatgacatatatttttttgggattttttatattttgtttgactgattaaaaatacattggTTGACTGAGGGGAAATTGTTATAGACTCCAGCAGCTCTTTTGACTATCCCGACTGATTTAGACGGCGCCAATTTCACCTACCATTGTCGTGTGGTGGAATGATTGTACTTAAAAtcgtcaaaaaaaaaaaaaaaaaaaaaaagtaaatatgtAAATGGTTTAAATTGTAAGATCAAAAGTGGTTTCGATCTAaagttttatgattaaaaatgcaattttatattataattattcctaacaCGTTaatgtgtttgattttttttgtttttttagacACTCAGGATTCGAACTCAATGCATTTAATCAGAGATTTTGAGCCAAACTCAGACAATGAGTTTTGTGTTAAATTCAACCTATATTGAATCTGTATTGTTTGAAGTTTACCAAGTGCGGAAGGCACGTTAgggaaaaattcaagaatcctCCGTGATATTggaaatgttaaaaaaaaaaattgagaaaaataaaatatcaattatacctcctatgttataaaaaaaacattcaaaaaacCCCTGAGGTCAGATTAATTAGGGGGCTGTGTGAGTTGTTGTTCATAACataaggataattttttatatttaaattttttacagagtgctttttttttattttttcgtatCATATTTAACTCCATTATGTAATATTCGAAGACGTTCTAATTTAACGATGttgttgaaatattaaaatcgtaaaaattttataattgttatttgttATTCAGTATCGATTGATAGttgttgattatttatattcaccaagtaaataatatatacaattgatttggagaaaaaaaaatgataaaagaagAGGAAATTTCATTTCAAGAAGTCAATGCTACTCAGAGAAGACTTCCTCATCTATGCACTTTTAGACTCTCATCCATTTCTCTTTACCTCCCACCTCAATTCCTTCCTCAAATTCATCAAGCATAGACATGTGGGAGAGAACAAAACACACCACCAACCTAATCTCAATATGTGTTTTCCTGTGTTTCTTGTTAGGAAATCCATGTTTGTGCATTGGAGGAGACACACTCTCAAGAGGTCAATCCCTGTCAGGAACCCAAACCTTAATCTCCAAAGATGGAATCTTTGAGCTGGGATTCTTCACACCAGGTTCAAGTTCTTCCCAGAACACCTACCTAGGAATTTGGTACAAAGACTTCCCTGAAAGAACTACAGTTTGGGTTGCAAACAGGGAGACACCATTGAGACAAGATTCTACATTAGAAATTGCTCAAAATGGCAACCTAGTATTGATGTCTCATGATTCTGATGCTGTCTGGTCAACAAATTTGATATCAACTTTACCAGATACTGTTGAAGCAGTGCTTCTTGATAGTGGGAATCTCATCTTGAGAGATGGGCCGAGTCCAAGTACTGTGTTTTGGCAGAGTTTTGATCATCCTACTGATACATGGCTGCCTGGAGCGTCTCTTGGTTTTGACAAGATCACCGGCAGAGCTCAACGTCTTGTTTCGTGGAAAAACGCAGACGATCCTTCCCCCGGGATGTTTTCTGTGGAGATGTCTCAAGATCAAGTGTTTCAATTCTTCTTACGGTGGAATATGTCGACGACGTATTGGAGAAGTGGAGCTTGGAATGGGATTGTGTTTGGATCAGTTCCTGAAATAAGTTACCTCACAAGTTTCAGCTTTGTTTCGTCTGAACGTTCGACTTACTACAATTATACTGTCCTGAACAGGGCAGTGCTGTCCATGTTTGTGATCAATGCATTAGGTGAGTTTGAGCAGCGCACGTCTCTACGCAGCCACCATTCGTGGAGTCCTACGTATGTTCTGCCTAAGAATCAGAGCGATATCTTCGCCTTTTGTGGGGCGTTTGGGGTCTTTGCTGGGAGCACTTCAAATCCCTGCACGTGTTTACACGGATTCACCCAAACAAGGCCTAATGATTGGTCCGCTGGGTGTTCCAGGACGACCCTTGTGCAGTGTGGCAACAGTAATTCAACTCAGGGCGAGAAGTATGGATTCATGGAAGTTCCTGACACTACGTTGCCAGCGAATCCGACAGCTCATCCTGCACGAAATTCTAGAGGTTGTGAGTTGGCATGCCGACAGAGTTGCTCATGCACAGCCTATGCATTTAATGGTAGTGGATGTTCTGTTTGGGAAGGGGATTTGTTTGATACACGGAATGTCTCAAGCAATCAGGACAATAAACAACGTCTGTACATCAAACTTGCGAATTCTGACCTTCCGGTCGATAAAGGTTGTTGCTacaattgttttttcttttcttgcaaGATATGTCAGAAGGATTTTCGTGTCTCGTACTAAACAGCATGTTCAGGGAAATGGAAGAAGATGTTGGTGGTGATTGTTGCGGTTCTCGTTTCGTCGTTTGTAATCGTTTCTGGAGGCTTTCTGGGCTGCTTCTACACAAGGAGAACAAAACAGAAAGGTTCAAATAAAATAGCCTATAGCACTGTTCTATTTAGCCGACAGTTTTTACAACGATTCTCTTGCATTATACGCGACATTGTCTGAAGTTTGAACTGAATTTGATACTAACATTGTTTCCAGAAGTGAAAAAGGAGTCAGGGGAGGATCTTTTGTCGTTTGATTTTAACAGTAGTGTTCAGCCAAACGACAATGGAACTGTTTTGAGGCATAGAAATCACGCGGATTTTGATCTGCCAATGTTTAGTTATGCAAGTGTTTGTGCAGCAACAGACAACTTTTCACCTGAGAACAAGCTTGGAGAGGGAGGATTTGGACCAGTTTACAAggtactataattataatacattaGTATTCTACAAGTTTGAATTAGTACTCTGCTAAAAGTTTTGTGGGCTTATGAGAATTTGTTTCCACATTTCAGTTTCCTAATCAAATGAGTGTTATTCTTCAGTTTTTCATGATTCTTGGACAGTATTATGCAGGTTCATTTTTAACGTTAACTTCTCTGCTTCGGACAGGGAAAACTACTAAACGGACAAGAAATAGCCCTGAAGAGGTTGTCCAAGAAATCAGGACAAGGTGTCGAAGAATTCAGAAACGAAATCCTGCTAATAGCAAAACTGCAGCACCGGAACCTTGTACGTCTACTAGGTTGCTGCATCGACCCGGACGAGAGCATACTGATCTACGAGTACATGCCCAACAAGAGTCTCGATTTCTTCCTCTTTGGTCAGTTGGAGGTGTTATAAATTGTAGCACTAACTTACATTTGGTAAATGTATCCAACTTCTTTCAGTACATGATCACAGTAAGTGTTGGTTGAAAAGTGTGTGAATGATGTGTAGGTTCAGACAAGGAAGTGATTCTAGATTGGACAACACGGGCTCGTATCGTTGAAGGGATCGCCCAAGGGCTGCTCTATCTCCACGAATACTCAAGAGTGCGCATTATCCATAGGGACTTGAAGGCGAGCAACATTCTCCTAGACGAGGAAATGAACCCCAAGATATCAGACTTTGGGTTGGCGCGTATTTTTGGAGGCAATGATTCGCGGACTTACACAAAGCGAATCGTCGGGACGTTGTAAGTAAAAACGGCCGATCATGTTAGAGACATTACAAGATTAAATGATTTCTGTAGTCATTTAACATGGTACTTAGACGAGCACTTTCAACTGTTAAGTACATATAATGAAACTGAAATAGAGCTTTGTCTGAAATACATTTGTAGTGGCTATATGGCTCCTGAGTACGCGTTGCAAGGGCTGTTCTCGATACAGTCCGATGTTTTCAGCTTCGGAGTTTTAGTTCTTGAGATTGTTAGTGGCAAGAGGAACACTGGTTTTTATCTCACGGACACCCTCAATCTTCTTGGACATGTAAGCAACATTCTTGCTATTATATGTCGACCAGAATTGTTCTTAAATtaccattttattaattgcaCAACCAAATTGTCAAGCTTAATTTCGATTGGACCAAAACTGCCACCTCCTAAGCTCACGGGACTAAAATCGCAATTTTCTCATTATATGTctcatctaatttttatttcttgcatTCTAGTTCAGTAATTCCTCATACATTGGTAAGTGTAAGGTGTTTACTGATATTTGCAGGCATGGGAGCTGTGGGTTTCGGGCAGAGGAGCGGAGCTGGTGGATCCAGCGGTGGGCTGTTCTCCAGCTTCTGCGGCGCTGAGGTACATCAACGTCGGACTTCTGTGCGTGCAAGAAAACCCCAACGACCGACCAAACATGTCTAGTGTCATTTCCATGCTTAGCAGTGAGCTAAGTACACCTCTTCCTGCACCAAAACAGCCTGCATTCTCTACCACGACAGCCGTCAGCTCAGCTTCAGTAGTAAACATTAGTGCTGGCAAGTACTCTGTCAATGGCTTAACTGTCTCTGCCCTTCAGCCCAGATGATGATGCCTCTGAACCCTGACCTCCTCATTACGTTGTTTCTGATCAATCTTGAGGGAGAAATTACACGTTTAGTCTCATGGGATAAAGGTTCCACACTTTAGTATCAAAATGATGTTACATTCAGTCCTAACCCttacgaaattttcaaaataattttcgaATTGGAAAAACTCGATACATTTATACCCATAAAACAAAGGGTTAAAAGCGTTTAACCCTCTATGCTATATATGcgactaaaagtataatttaatttgcatgattttgtacatatacatataataatattctttagagtggtggtggtggattTTTTGgtgttgaatttgaatattgaTGAGGTGAAAAAATGTGCCAACTTAATTTTTCCCCTCTTGATCATTGTACGGAGAACaagtaattattgaattattctttttattattaaaagagcTAATAACACTAGcatccaattttattattttttttccttattatttGAGCTCATATTAATTGGAGGAGATAGAATGACGTTTTTGCCCcttatttttgagaaaatgtaatcaaattaattaatccaaaaaataaatattcacattaattaatatagtgACAATAATATTGAGTgatataacttatatattattcttccAATTCGGAATATTGGGAATGGGCCTTACTTGTCAAGATGTTGGAATGGACCCATAATGAGAGGCCCTTGATTAAGCCTTTATGTAATTAAGGCATCAAATTGTGGATTGGCGAAGTTGAATCCATATGAATTATCGATcgttcaaataaatataatagcgTCATTGGTCCCCTTCGAGTCCTAGCAGTCGACAGGACTTGGCTTCGATCTATGGCTATTAGTCTATTAAGTTTAAGGTTTTGAACTTATCTTGTTcgttgaaaaataataataatcgaAATTTATATTAGCTTGTTTAAAAACTAATTCTTCAACGTCCACATTTTTAGACTCTTTCTACTAGTTAGAACCGCACAAAGTTTGCTATCTTGTGATTTTCTCaacatcaaattataattattttcgaaATTCCTCttgcttttatgttttttattacTCTATTTTCGACCAATTTGTTTCTTCTGATAgttatgtaattctttttttattagataaaataaaagggttaattacactttagACCCTTTTTTGTCAGCATTTGGACAGAAAatgctgatattagcaaaaagaaatgcataaatttttaattttgccatTCATTTAATGTTACCatgtatcttttttttattataaaagataagtgtaatatatatatggagtaagggtaacatcattatattttttcttttataagtacaaaaatattatatttgagtgttaaataagggataaaattataaatttatataattttttgccaacgccaatattttttatccaaactcTAACAAAAGGGTGTCAGGTCAAGGTGCACAGTGGGTCAGGTCAGTCCAGGATAGGCACGAACCAGCCCAAAAAAATTTGGCCCAAGATCGGTCCTATATTGTTCATGGCCGATCTTGGCCTTCTAAGTGGGTTCTAATTGGGTTCATTTTTAAACCTAGGCCCAGCCTATGGAGCAGCCCAATTGAGACCTAACTAGCCCAAATCAGGCTCGCATCAAGCCTGAATGTTTAACAAGCTTACAATTATAAACttagatgataataaatttaaaaagaatttaaaataaatttttgtactaaaaatttagaagtagaacaataaagataaaagtTTTTAGAGttgaaaagtataaaaaaaaactattagaataatcaatttaaaaaaataaaataaatattatatattatgcattatttaaaaaaaaaaaaaaaaagcccaaACGTTGGAAAAAGGGGCACCTATAGGAACATCTCTACTGACGAACCATTTCAATAGTACGGGTGCTATCATGCCACGAGGCACGACCATGGAAGGCCCGACCTTGGTCCTGGaacattttttattggttcaatttg encodes:
- the LOC105159574 gene encoding cadmium-induced protein AS8, with translation MIIKSIFRRYERWNPVHPTYGAFWGIGVGIGCGVGWGPGFGPEVIGYVGAGCGAGFSVGITLLGFGIGLPANYLLEVPHSAFTVTRRGALDVARAGLLLGKRSRAGDGFGDIIPHMSDVEQSASTSFPGFKMGSWTENIVDLADVKSMLVSNTKHIRDRLGRVSGTFFPRVRGSKS
- the LOC105161829 gene encoding receptor-like serine/threonine-protein kinase SD1-8, which encodes MWERTKHTTNLISICVFLCFLLGNPCLCIGGDTLSRGQSLSGTQTLISKDGIFELGFFTPGSSSSQNTYLGIWYKDFPERTTVWVANRETPLRQDSTLEIAQNGNLVLMSHDSDAVWSTNLISTLPDTVEAVLLDSGNLILRDGPSPSTVFWQSFDHPTDTWLPGASLGFDKITGRAQRLVSWKNADDPSPGMFSVEMSQDQVFQFFLRWNMSTTYWRSGAWNGIVFGSVPEISYLTSFSFVSSERSTYYNYTVLNRAVLSMFVINALGEFEQRTSLRSHHSWSPTYVLPKNQSDIFAFCGAFGVFAGSTSNPCTCLHGFTQTRPNDWSAGCSRTTLVQCGNSNSTQGEKYGFMEVPDTTLPANPTAHPARNSRGCELACRQSCSCTAYAFNGSGCSVWEGDLFDTRNVSSNQDNKQRLYIKLANSDLPVDKGKWKKMLVVIVAVLVSSFVIVSGGFLGCFYTRRTKQKEVKKESGEDLLSFDFNSSVQPNDNGTVLRHRNHADFDLPMFSYASVCAATDNFSPENKLGEGGFGPVYKGKLLNGQEIALKRLSKKSGQGVEEFRNEILLIAKLQHRNLVRLLGCCIDPDESILIYEYMPNKSLDFFLFGSDKEVILDWTTRARIVEGIAQGLLYLHEYSRVRIIHRDLKASNILLDEEMNPKISDFGLARIFGGNDSRTYTKRIVGTFGYMAPEYALQGLFSIQSDVFSFGVLVLEIVSGKRNTGFYLTDTLNLLGHAWELWVSGRGAELVDPAVGCSPASAALRYINVGLLCVQENPNDRPNMSSVISMLSSELSTPLPAPKQPAFSTTTAVSSASVVNISAGKYSVNGLTVSALQPR